In the Hevea brasiliensis isolate MT/VB/25A 57/8 chromosome 8, ASM3005281v1, whole genome shotgun sequence genome, CAGGTTCTTCATTTTCCATATTGCCATCTGCCATTGCTTCCACGTTCTTACCCTTTTCAAGTGCAGCCTGCTAACAATAATATGTTAATCAAACTTGCACTCAAATTTACAGTCAAGGACACATGAAAATTCCTTTTAAAAAATGCACTAAATATTATATTCACAAAGTTCTAAAGGACTTATTTGTAAACTTTGAAGCTTTAACAATGATAATAACTAGGCAAGAATTCACATAAAATTTAACTTCATTGACTTTATATAGAATTGACAGTGAAACCAGGTAACCTACTAGCATATTTATGAACTGCATAAAAGTGTAGGCAGCATTCATGACCAACTATCAAAACAAGCATCCTCCAATGTTGACTGGTGGCAGAGATACTAAATAGTTTTCAGATGACTGAGTAAGCCAAAATAAACTTTAGCACATAGAGAGAACAGGATGTAACCCTTACATTTTTGCTTGAAACACTGTGCCACTTAACCAAAACGcataatgattagtaaattacccAGTTTAGAGCGCCCACAAGTTACAGTGAGACTGGTGCTGTAGGAAATCCGCAAATGTCGAGCAGTTATCGTTTAGCAAAAACAACTCATCTAAATTAAGTTTCCTACTACATGTGGCATGTCTTTTCTCAACCTACCTTCCTACTGCAGTCTGCAGAAGATGATATTGAGAACATTATTTGCTGTCATAGCAAAAATTTCTATACCCAGGTAAATCACATTAGTATCTGCTGACAAAATTTTTCTCATGCTTGTGGACTTCTTTCTACAACTTTTGGTTGCACAGAGCATCCTATTTAGTTCCACAGAGGAATACTGGATAGTGATGTGTTTTCAAGTCCCCATCTTTGTCATTTTTCTAGTCCCCACCTGTGTCAAAACTTATGTGGATGGAAGCTCCAATAAGAGCAAATCAATAAAGTTTAGCAGTTGAAAGTTTAAAAGTTGATCCCACAGCAATGTTAGGGATAATGACTTCCCTTCCAAGTATATTGGCACTCTTCTAAGGTGATTAGCTGCCTGAAATAAAGTACCAATTGAAATCCTAACAAAATTCCCTATGTTTGGCAAGTTGACCATTCCCAATGGAGCCGTTATGAGCATAACTGAGAAAACTTTCCAATATTTGACCAAACAGTATTTGTTTGATTCAAAAACTTGATCTCACTTCTTATCAATGCCAAAGGTAACCTGGTATATTCCCAATCCCAAGAGACCTCTTTATCCCATGCAAGGATTGAGGACTAAGGCTTGAACTGATAATAAATATCCTAATTTTTTTTCCTGATATCTGATACAGGAATACATAATTAGGGATTGGAGTTAGATGTGACTGGCATTGGAAAAAATTGTCAATATGCTTTGTATTTTGGGAGGTTTTTCTTTGTGCTCTCATGACTGGAATTCACAAGCAGCACATGCACAGATTGACTTTGATTTAGCAACCAACACTATCACAGCTTTTCTAAATAAAACTCAGCTTACTGGCGCAAGTGTGGACCACAATAAATCTGGTGCTGTCAGCTACATAATTACTCTTAACTGGCGCAACATATAGAGGTCGCAGGAGTAAAAAGAATCCACGATATAAAAATGTTACAAGTTACAGACCATTATTAGTTTTTCCACTTTAAGGGTGGAAAAATGAACTGATGAAAataatgcccatcacaaataagaACAGTGAAATTGAGGCAAGACCATAAAAACAAGCGAGGAACATACCTGTAACCTCTTCTCCTTCTTTCGTTCATTCCTCTTTACTGATTTCGTCTTAGGCTTTACATCCAGATCTGGGTCATAACCTGGAGGCACTACCTGAGATTGCATCTCCTTTTTCAACTGCATCACAAAAAGACAATGAAACAATATCATTTCATTTTCACTTTGCCTAAGAGAAAGCCATGCCAACTTAACTGAGCCTTTCCATTCCTTTAAATTGCTTCCATTCAAAAGGGTCTATTTCATCAATTTGATCACTTTCCAATATCATGTCAATAAGCGATAAAACATAGGAATGAGAAATCTAATCTTTCAAATTTCTTTTTATTGAATCAGCAAGCTGAAAACCATTTAATCAATAGCTACCAGAGTGGATGTTGCTTCCGCTAATAACTTTATTGTACATTGTAAAACGTCCCAACTACAAACAAAGCACTGCATTTAGCCATCTAATATGTTGGAATTAATCATACAAATTTACAAAGATTCAACTTTCTTCTTCAATTTCTGAGCAACCAAACATAAATTAAGCTACACTAGCACACTAGTCAAACACAAACCAAACTTAAGGGTTTTGTACAAAAACATGTACATGAAATAATTGATATTGATACCAGAGCGCCTTTAGATTGGTAGATGGCGACTTCGTCTTGAGGTACATAACCAGCGCGAATCCGAATGGGTTTTCGTAGAGTACCATCGGGTCGTCGGGTGGGAGCTACAATTCTCTCTCCTTCTTTTAGGGTTTTGCTTAACTCTGCCATTTTCTCGAGCTGCTCTTCTTCTCGTCGTTGTCCTCCTCCTCCTCTGCTGTGATTACTGCTAGCCATTGATTAATTAGTATTTCTTAATTGCGAAATCAAATTGGGtgattgattgattgattgaaCGATCGATCAATCATTGATTGATTGGAATTTTCTGTTCTGAGTTCACTCACTCCCCTCCCTTCCTTGCTTCGCTACAGCTTTGCtgcaatgatttttaaaaaataataaaaaaaaatccatttgcattttttaaatttttttaatttattaactaCTTGATTCTTTAATTattgattataaattttaattcattaattattatattatatactcataattaatataatttaaataaaaaaaattaaatatttcatatggaATCATGtgcaatttttatataatatttagcaatgaattagtaatatttattttcaGATAATGGCTTACTAATTATGACAAATAATTCCTCTTACTCCTCTTccaacaaaattttaataaaatataattaataaaattttctataattaataaaatatataattcttttTTATATGAtagttttaaatttcatttactattaatttaatttatataattaactgAATTGCTTTGTTAAATAACAAAAGCTTGCATTACAACGCATATAGATTTTTGGggtaaaacttaaattcatgtctATGTATTATAttggataatttataatttaacttttaaaatattataaaactaatattaatttattttttaaataaattaattttgagatatattttatgttaataaaatattattttattaaaatcattattaattagtgtattaaaattataataattaattttattttatttttatacagTTTAATATGGCCttgatttataattaataaataattgattttaattaaataatatttattaatagaaatatatcttaaaaattaatttatttttattaaaaataaaagaattaaattatattttaaaatatattaagtactaaattatatatatatatatatatatatatatatatatatataatttaaattatgattttcaaatttaaatacaCCATATAAAGGctccataaaatttattttgttttattttcactTTCAATGAAGAGTGGTTTAcgaaattagttaaaatttttaaagaggaaaaataaggaaaaaaataatttacttttatattttttagataaatcattaaaataaaaaaatataattttttaaagtataggagaaaataattattatatcctCATTTTCTTTCTTAGTAAAATATGGAAgtaaattaatgtaaataatattttattaaaattaactcTCTCTCAAGTACAACCATATGCTTATTATTTGATAATTAGTTTACATTTTCTAATTATTTAACAAttagtttatattttttaattataaaactttATAAGCAGTTGAAacctataatttaataaaataaatattaaaactcAACCACTTATATTTATCATTTAAGGATTATACTTTTTCAATGTGAAATTTATAAtctcaataaaatttttttttcttctctttattTTCCCCAATCCAATCAGAGGGTCAAAATTAAAAATCTGATGAAAAATTATCTCTTcgcttaaaaaaaaaagttaaaagaaCAAATAATAGATAAAAATCATTACAAATCACTATGATCTAAGCCCCAATTAGGGcattaaaattcaaaatgttTTCATGTACTCTAACAAAGTATCCATTTCCAACCCACCTTTTGTTCATTGATATACAAATACAAGAAACCTGGCAGTTTTTTTCACTCTGGACAATTAGCATAATCACATTATGTCAAAATTTTAATACTCTGCAGGTCTAGTGGAAGTATCTCTGAAATAATAGCTAATCACCTCTTCGAGCTCAATCGACACGATTTGTTCAGCACTGCTGAATGAGGTTGCAGCTGAAAGAATTTGTTTACAAATAATCATTCTCTTTTATCCTCTTCAGTTTCATCATAAACATCTGTGGTCCCAgcatttttctctttcttttcaacTAAACTGATATCACCATCTGTCTTTCCCCTTGTTAAAGAATGAGCTTCTTCATCATCAGATTCCTCTCCCACTTCTTCTGAGTAGGCATACCTGTGTAGGTTGGCAGAAAAAGTCAGGCATAAAAAGGTGGTACAAGGACATTGTGGCAATGTGTTTTGGGTGAAAATTGGCCAGAGACCTGGCCCAAATGCTAATGCGCAGGCatttttaataagaaaaaaaataataaattgaacaaCTTTCAAAATATGCTATACCGTTGCGAGCTTTGAGATGGAGCCCAGAGATAGCAAATAACACAAAGCAAGGCGAATGCAACAATGTCCCAGAAAGCAGTAATGATCCATGCGCTTAACCAGCGCTCATTAAATGGATCGGTTGCTTTGAAGTAAACCTATAAGAAAGCAAATCAGATTGATTAAAAACTGAGCAAAACACATCCACAACTTAACGTTTAGAAGAGCAAATTATATGCATAAAGATACTTTACATCTATCTTCCAAGACAATCTTTGTAGATTTGTTTGCATTTTCTCATTATTTGTGACTCCACAAATAGTAATGAAGAATATAATTAGAAGTAAATCTAATAAATTTGCACAGAAACCGATCTGCTCTATGCCACAGATCATACCTCATAAGCTATCCAAGCAACAGAAGCTATCACTGCCACAGCTAGCGCATTTGAGAACTTCCTATAGATATCCAACTTAACAGAACTTCTTTTTGCctgcataataataataattttggaATCCAAAAGTCAGATGTTAGGAAGCAAAAATTGTAAAAATGACAACATGAAAAACAACAAGCACTGATAATAGCAAGACATTAAGATTTCAAACAGAAACAGATGACCATCACAAGTTATTACCTGTAGCTGCTCCAATGTCCTTGAAAGAGACGTAAATATCCACAGTATCAAAAATGCATCCAGGAATGCATCAGGAAGGACTAGAAACAATCTTGCTCTTCCTGATACGTCATTAATATTCCCCACATATTCAGTAATATCTAGCAACTCAGATGCCAAAAAATATGTAAATCCAAGAAGAAGCACCTTTGTGGTAAGACCACCGAGGGTGGGCCGCACAACACCATAACCCATTGAAATTGAGAGCATAAGAAGACGAGCTAATGTTTTCCTTATAGCTCCAACTGTCACAACCCAAGTTGTAATTGCAACTGGCCTTGTTCCTGTGCTGTTAAAATTTGCATACTCAGAATACCAAAGAATCATCTCGAATAATCCTAGGGCAATAACAGCTGTGATGCAATGCTGAAGTTGCAATATGTCCTTCCAAAACCTCATGTATTGGGTGAACCAAATAACACTAAGTAGAAGATATGCAAGAGACATGAGCACATAAAACTTCATTAAAGGGGCCATCCTACCAGGCAAATAACCATCAGGATTCTTCCAAACTGTCTTTCCACTCATTATTAGACCCTTGAGTTTCGGATCACAAGTGATAAAGAACAAGTTATACATTCCAGTTTTTGTGATGTTAACATACTCATCTCGAATGTTTGTAGATAAGTAGTTACCACTGAATTGTACATTCAAAACAATAGGCCACTTAATGTCTGTAGCTGAAGGTATCCTAATGACTTCACCTTGCTTGCAACCTTCCAGCTTAGCAAGATCAGGGGTACAACAAATAGATCTTTGTCCACCATAAGCAGAACCACCAATATTATTCCGATCAGCTGCCTCAAAAATCACAACCTGTACCAATCCTGTACTGTGTTCCATTTCTGAATGCTCATCAGCAGCATCCTTGGTCCTCCAAAAAGTGATATCCCTAAACCTGTTCGAATTGCATATACACACTAAATCAAACTTTCAAGATAAATGCATGAATTAAACAACCAGGAGAATACCAGAATGGATAACATCATATGGTCTTTAAAAATATGATGCATTGCTAGGAACACAACACAATTAAATCCAGGGATTAATACCTGCACCAATCTAAGAAccataatctctctctctctctctctctctctctctcacacacacacacacacacacacagcccGCGCATGCCACTGACTACTTACAAATTATATTTTGGCTAAACTCAAAACATCTTTCATGCAATACAAATTATATTTTGGCTACTTAATTTTCCTCCTTAACATTTTGATTTTGCAGTTAATTGGAAAGCAAAGAATGCCATGCAACAATTTTGCGAAGTCACATAAATCTGTCTTCCATTTCTATAATTTTCACTAGAAACAATAACGTAGAATCGCTTTAATAAGATTGTAATCTGATAACTGGCTAAAACAAAAAATGCGTAGCTTCCATAATCTCCTGCTTTAGATTCCTCAGCTCTCATGGCACCTAAACTCAATCAGCAACCTCAGATCTCATGTAAGCAAAACCCACCCAATGCTTCTTTAAACCCAAAAACCCACAAATATTTTTCATCTATGCAATGCAACATCAGATCCAATTTTGACTTCCACTAGAAAAATCGAAGACCTTCAAATCACACATTTTTCCAATAATTCAGAAGGAATTGATAAGTACCTGATATAAGAACGGCCATTTGGGGTGGAAGAATCAGAGGCAAAAATGCCTTCGCTGCCACCGGAAAGAAGGTAAGCATTTCCAACTTCGTTCAAGGATTCTTTGTCGTAGATGTGGATAGAGGCATTGGTGAGATTTATTGTTGAAGATAGGAAGAAGAATGAGTATGTGAGAATGAGAAGAAGAATGGGATAAGATCTGCTTCGATATGCGAAATCCATGgccagagagagaaagagagagaagagagagaaggaGATGTTAGCGGCGAATTTGAAGGGGGAGATTCAGAGATGCAGGTGACGGTGGATGTGGACGGAAGGAGGAGGGAGTGTGAAAGAAAAGCAAGGATCGCTGTCGGTGAGGAGAGCACAAATGTGGGTTTACGCGCCAACGAGGACGTGATGGTCCTGAATTAGTCTATGatctttctttttaaaaaaaatagtcaaaattaaggataattatatatatttttttcttttttaggacatgatttaaaattaacttaatatattttatattatgaaaATATGATATTAAGACATATTAAGTgtatttttttagttaattaaaaaaattaaaatatctatcaataaaataataaaatcattGTATTTTTAAAGagagaatttaaatttaattattaaataatatattattaaaaaagatATTTATAAGTTCTAAAAGAATCcgtaaaataaaaatgaacatagataatattttgatttattaaaatttaatttttttgacaAGTTACATATtaagaaatatttttatttttcttttataaagaCATTTCATATAAAtaggatttaaaaatttttaccagaaattttaaattttaattattgggTGTCCCATAAAAAAAGATGATTTATTTTAAGTCATGTGAAGTGGAGTGATTAGTGATATAAGATGAATCATCACATTCAATTAGatgaaaataattgaataattctcatcaatcaattttctttaaattatagAAAATGACAATTCATCAATCaactttatttttatatattatgaaAATGACAATATATCCATTGTATAATAATAACAACCAATAAAAATGACATAATTTGAAATTGCATGATTTTTCAACCATCAAGAAATTACTAAAATGCTGCAAATTGTCATTCAACTAATAATTTAGGTTAATGGTTATTATTGCCTCTTTCATTGATGGATTGGAAAGTGAAGCTGGTGGAGTATTAATTTTCCGAAGTTCAGGCCTGAAgggctaataatttaatttaaggtTAATGATTATTACTGAAAAGGCTAACAGATGGAAGCTTTCATAACAAAACACTGCAAACCAAAAGCCATTGCCTTTAAACATCAACCCAGCCAGTCGCGGGAGCTCAAAAGCAACAATCACCACCATCAAATAGCTACTAACAGAGGGGGAACTGGGTAGAGCTCATGCCTCTCAATCTTCTACAGCTTATTAGAGGAAGGGGAAGGGGGTCTGCAACCAAAAGAGCTAAGCTCAACGATCTTAAGATACCCACATTCACACATGCAAATAGACCCTTCATATGACGATGGACTCTGACGACGAGTGGTGCCATTCCAACAGAACAAAGCCACAAACATATCAAATTGATAAAACTCTTACCAAGTCCTTCAGATCTGTAGAAACCAGACAACAAAAGCTTATTTATTCCCACACCCAGATAGGGAGAGCTACCCACACTAGGTTGGGACAAAATTGTTTTTACTGAGGCAATTTGAACCTAGAGGCTTAGCATGATAATAGGTGTAGAAGCATTGCAGAAACATCAGAAAAGAGATactttcctggaaaaaatttcaacctgGGTAGTAATATAGACTAAAaaatattcaaaatttgaaagcAGGAGCATTAAATAAACATTTTGAAACTGATACAAGTTCATCTAGATATCTAAAGTGCTAAGAGAAcgatattaaaaaaaatcatattgaTTCATTGAAAACCAAAAGAAATGCAAGAAACCCTGACCTAATCCACCAAATGAATATGAACTGTAGAATCAAATTGCTATCTACCTCAAGCAGAAAATCGTATAACATAAACACTTGGAATCAATGATTGATTAATATAGATAGTATTGATCATCAATTTTCCAAAAAGAAAAACATAAACTTCTTGTAAATCCAAGACAAGTACTTGAAATTCTCAGTAAGTAGAGGAATTAGATAGCCTAAGGCACTCATTTTGGCACCTCCTTAAACACACATCATTCCTGCTACTTTGATGAGGATCTATTTTGAGACTCATTGAAGCCAGAATCCATGATATCTACTGAAGACGGTTTGACATCATCCACTAGAGAAGATTGTGTCTCAACAGGTGGTGCAGGTTCTCTAGGAAAAGTAGTAGCAGTAGTAGAGTTGGGTTTGAGAAGAAAGCCTCCAAGACCAATTTCATTGTATGATATTTGCAGGTTGTTTGCATTATAGATAAGCAGATCCTCTTCATTTTCAGTCA is a window encoding:
- the LOC110649488 gene encoding partner of Y14 and mago — protein: MASSNHSRGGGGQRREEEQLEKMAELSKTLKEGERIVAPTRRPDGTLRKPIRIRAGYVPQDEVAIYQSKGALLKKEMQSQVVPPGYDPDLDVKPKTKSVKRNERKKEKRLQAALEKGKNVEAMADGNMENEEPAEDVGHTSESVKSLTSLMNELAVSANPIISTPPADLTEASDPSAPSQDIEKRIRALKKKIRIAEGQQQKTAPEDMKPEQLEKLAKVESWRQELKLLEGEKAERTTS
- the LOC110649487 gene encoding uncharacterized protein LOC110649487 encodes the protein MDFAYRSRSYPILLLILTYSFFFLSSTINLTNASIHIYDKESLNEVGNAYLLSGGSEGIFASDSSTPNGRSYIRFRDITFWRTKDAADEHSEMEHSTGLVQVVIFEAADRNNIGGSAYGGQRSICCTPDLAKLEGCKQGEVIRIPSATDIKWPIVLNVQFSGNYLSTNIRDEYVNITKTGMYNLFFITCDPKLKGLIMSGKTVWKNPDGYLPGRMAPLMKFYVLMSLAYLLLSVIWFTQYMRFWKDILQLQHCITAVIALGLFEMILWYSEYANFNSTGTRPVAITTWVVTVGAIRKTLARLLMLSISMGYGVVRPTLGGLTTKVLLLGFTYFLASELLDITEYVGNINDVSGRARLFLVLPDAFLDAFLILWIFTSLSRTLEQLQAKRSSVKLDIYRKFSNALAVAVIASVAWIAYEVYFKATDPFNERWLSAWIITAFWDIVAFALLCVICYLWAPSQSSQRYAYSEEVGEESDDEEAHSLTRGKTDGDISLVEKKEKNAGTTDVYDETEEDKRE